A genomic stretch from Zeimonas sediminis includes:
- the ccoN gene encoding cytochrome-c oxidase, cbb3-type subunit I: MSASRSLTGETYHYKVIRQLTVMTVVWGFIGMLVGVIIAAQLAWPALNFDIPWLTYSRLRPLHTNAVIFAFGGTALFATSYYVVQRTCQTPLFAPGLAAFTFWGWQAIIVLAVITLPLGITSGKEYAELEWPIDLLITAVWVAYAIVFFGTIAKRKTPHIYVANWFFGAFIITVAVLHIVNSAALPATATKSYSAYAGVQDAMVQWWYGHNAVGFFLTAGFLGMMYYFIPKQAERPVYSYRLSIVHFWALIFTYMWAGPHHLHYTALPDWAQSIGMLFSLILLAPSWGGMINGIMTLSGAWHKLRTDPILKFLIVSLSFYGMSTFEGPMMSIKTVNALSHYTDWTVGHVHSGALGWVGFITMGSVYYLLPRLFNRTQMHSVKAIEVHFWVATIGVVLYIAAMWIAGVTQGLMWRATNPDGTLTYAFIESLKATYPYYYIRVLGGLLYLAGMGIMLWNVLMTIRGGKAVDAPVPRLDAAHA, encoded by the coding sequence ATGAGTGCTTCAAGATCGCTGACCGGCGAGACCTACCATTACAAGGTCATTCGCCAACTGACGGTGATGACCGTCGTCTGGGGGTTCATCGGCATGCTGGTCGGCGTGATCATCGCCGCGCAGCTGGCCTGGCCGGCGCTGAACTTCGACATCCCCTGGCTCACCTACAGCCGCCTGCGGCCGCTGCACACCAACGCGGTGATCTTCGCGTTCGGCGGCACGGCGCTGTTCGCCACCTCGTACTACGTGGTCCAGCGAACCTGCCAGACGCCGCTGTTCGCGCCCGGGCTCGCGGCGTTCACCTTCTGGGGCTGGCAGGCGATCATCGTCCTGGCGGTGATCACGCTGCCGCTCGGCATCACCAGCGGCAAGGAGTACGCCGAGCTCGAGTGGCCGATCGACCTGCTGATCACCGCGGTGTGGGTCGCCTACGCGATCGTGTTCTTCGGCACGATCGCCAAGCGCAAGACGCCGCACATCTACGTGGCCAACTGGTTCTTCGGCGCGTTCATCATCACCGTGGCGGTGCTTCACATCGTCAACAGCGCCGCGCTGCCCGCCACGGCCACCAAGTCCTACTCGGCCTACGCCGGGGTGCAGGACGCGATGGTGCAGTGGTGGTACGGCCACAACGCGGTCGGCTTCTTCCTGACCGCCGGCTTCCTCGGGATGATGTACTACTTCATCCCAAAGCAGGCCGAGCGCCCGGTCTACTCGTACCGGCTGTCGATCGTGCACTTCTGGGCGCTGATCTTCACCTACATGTGGGCCGGCCCGCACCACCTTCACTACACGGCGCTGCCCGACTGGGCCCAGAGCATCGGCATGCTGTTCTCGCTGATCCTGCTCGCGCCGTCGTGGGGCGGCATGATCAACGGCATCATGACCCTGTCGGGCGCCTGGCACAAACTGCGCACCGACCCGATCCTGAAGTTCCTGATCGTCTCGCTGTCGTTCTACGGCATGTCGACCTTCGAGGGCCCGATGATGTCGATCAAGACGGTCAACGCGCTGTCGCACTACACCGACTGGACCGTCGGCCACGTGCACTCGGGCGCGCTCGGCTGGGTCGGCTTCATCACGATGGGCTCGGTCTACTACCTGCTGCCGCGGCTGTTCAACCGCACGCAGATGCACAGCGTGAAGGCGATCGAGGTGCACTTCTGGGTCGCCACGATCGGCGTGGTGCTGTACATCGCCGCGATGTGGATCGCCGGGGTCACGCAGGGCCTGATGTGGCGCGCCACCAACCCCGACGGCACGCTGACCTACGCGTTCATCGAGTCGCTGAAGGCCACGTACCCGTACTACTACATCCGGGTGCTCGGCGGCCTGCTGTACCTGGCGGGCATGGGGATCATGCTCTGGAACGTGCTGATGACGATCCGCGGCGGCAAGGCGGTCGACGCGCCGGTGCCCCGGCTCGACGCTGCCCACGCCTGA
- a CDS encoding FixH family protein, giving the protein MTEATYATPWYRQRWPWLLMIMPATAIVGGIFTWWLAANANNSMVVDDYYKEGRAINQQLARDDRAAQLGLAATLAAGSPGDRSGAGGIAVDLRGRLDAAALPDSLTLRLVHATESSLDAQLTLRHAGGGRYLGAGVLPGSGHWIVHLEDPQRSWRLLARTDRFDVPLELASDPVLAGGRR; this is encoded by the coding sequence ATGACCGAGGCTACATACGCGACCCCGTGGTACCGCCAGCGCTGGCCGTGGCTGCTGATGATCATGCCGGCCACGGCGATCGTCGGCGGCATCTTCACCTGGTGGCTGGCCGCCAACGCGAACAACTCGATGGTGGTCGACGACTACTACAAGGAAGGCCGCGCGATCAACCAGCAGCTCGCGCGCGACGACCGCGCGGCGCAGCTCGGCCTGGCCGCCACGCTGGCCGCGGGCTCGCCGGGCGACCGGTCCGGCGCCGGCGGCATCGCCGTGGACCTGCGCGGGCGGCTCGACGCGGCCGCCCTTCCGGACTCGCTCACCCTCAGGCTGGTGCACGCGACGGAATCGTCGCTGGACGCGCAACTCACGCTGCGGCACGCGGGCGGCGGCCGCTACCTGGGCGCGGGCGTGCTGCCGGGCAGCGGGCACTGGATCGTCCACCTGGAAGATCCGCAGCGCAGCTGGCGTCTCCTGGCGCGCACCGACCGCTTCGACGTGCCGCTCGAGCTGGCTTCCGATCCCGTGCTCGCCGGAGGCCGCCGATGA
- the ccoG gene encoding cytochrome c oxidase accessory protein CcoG, giving the protein MSEPASQGQPGDVEVALYEVRKKIYPRAVTGLFAGWRWALVWFTQLLFYGLPWLSWGDRPMVLFDLEARRFYLLGIVLYPQDFIYLTGLLVISALSLFLFTAVAGRLWCGYACPQTVYTEIFMWVERKIEGDRSARMKLDKSPMSGAKFSRKAAKHVAWVLIALWTGITFVGYFTPIRELLGAIVTLSTGPWQTFWVLFYGFATWGNAGFMREQVCKYMCPYARFQSAMFDKDTMIITYDAARGEPRGSRSKKADPAALGLGACIDCSLCVQVCPTGIDIRKGLQYECIGCAACIDACDQVMDKMSYPRGLIRYTTENAMAEGLDTRAMLRRVARPRVLVYSGILLAVTLALFAHLLLRSPIKLDVIPDRSLGREVEEGMIENTYRLQFINSSETARRFLVKVDGIESIFVAGQTAFEIGPAGVRMVPVTVRTKPGNGKPGSNPIRFEVRAEDDESVSASAKSTFFVPR; this is encoded by the coding sequence ATGTCCGAACCAGCCAGCCAGGGACAGCCCGGCGACGTCGAGGTCGCGCTCTACGAGGTCCGCAAGAAGATCTACCCGCGCGCGGTCACCGGCCTGTTCGCGGGCTGGCGCTGGGCCCTGGTCTGGTTCACCCAACTGCTGTTCTACGGGCTGCCCTGGCTCAGCTGGGGCGACCGCCCGATGGTCCTGTTCGATCTCGAGGCGCGACGCTTCTACCTGCTAGGCATCGTCCTCTACCCGCAGGACTTCATCTACCTGACGGGCCTTCTGGTCATCTCGGCGCTCTCGCTGTTCCTGTTCACCGCGGTGGCCGGACGGCTGTGGTGCGGCTACGCCTGCCCGCAGACCGTGTACACCGAGATCTTCATGTGGGTCGAGCGGAAGATCGAGGGCGACCGCTCCGCGCGCATGAAGCTCGACAAGTCGCCGATGTCGGGGGCCAAGTTCTCCCGCAAGGCGGCCAAGCACGTCGCTTGGGTCCTGATCGCGCTCTGGACCGGCATCACCTTCGTCGGCTACTTCACGCCGATCCGCGAGCTGCTCGGCGCGATCGTCACGCTGTCCACCGGCCCCTGGCAGACCTTCTGGGTGCTGTTCTACGGCTTCGCGACCTGGGGCAATGCCGGGTTCATGCGCGAGCAGGTCTGCAAGTACATGTGTCCGTACGCGCGCTTCCAGAGCGCGATGTTCGACAAGGACACGATGATCATCACCTACGACGCGGCGCGCGGCGAGCCGCGCGGGTCGCGCTCGAAGAAGGCCGATCCGGCCGCGCTGGGGTTGGGTGCGTGCATCGACTGCTCGCTGTGCGTGCAGGTCTGCCCGACCGGCATCGACATCCGCAAGGGCCTGCAGTACGAATGCATCGGCTGCGCCGCCTGCATCGACGCCTGCGACCAGGTCATGGACAAGATGAGCTACCCGCGCGGGCTGATCCGGTACACGACCGAGAACGCGATGGCCGAGGGCCTGGACACGAGGGCGATGCTGCGCCGTGTCGCCCGGCCGCGCGTGCTCGTCTACAGCGGCATCCTGCTCGCGGTCACGCTGGCCCTGTTCGCCCACCTGCTGCTGCGCTCGCCGATCAAGCTCGACGTGATCCCCGACCGCTCGCTCGGCCGCGAGGTCGAGGAAGGGATGATCGAGAACACCTACCGGCTGCAGTTCATCAACTCGTCCGAGACCGCTCGCCGCTTCCTCGTGAAGGTCGACGGCATCGAGTCGATCTTCGTGGCAGGCCAGACCGCCTTCGAGATCGGGCCCGCCGGGGTCAGGATGGTGCCGGTCACGGTGCGCACGAAGCCGGGCAACGGCAAGCCGGGCAGCAACCCGATCCGGTTCGAGGTGCGGGCCGAAGACGACGAGTCGGTGTCGGCCAGCGCGAAGTCCACCTTCTTCGTGCCGCGCTGA
- the ccoO gene encoding cytochrome-c oxidase, cbb3-type subunit II, whose amino-acid sequence MSSKFSHSIIEKNLPLLMVLILVAISFGGLVEIVPLYFQKSTTEPVAGLKPYTALQLTGRDVYVREGCYNCHSQMIRPFRAETERYGHYSVAGEFVYDRPFQWGSKRTGPDLARVGGRYTDEWHRVHLMNPRDLVPESNMPGYPWLAGRPADDGTIQARMRTLVKLGHPYSAEQIQKAPEELKDRTEMDALIAYLQVLGTSLTKPQ is encoded by the coding sequence ATGTCCAGCAAGTTCTCGCATTCGATCATCGAGAAGAACCTGCCGCTGCTGATGGTGCTGATCCTGGTCGCGATCAGCTTCGGCGGCCTGGTCGAGATCGTGCCGCTGTACTTCCAGAAGTCCACCACCGAGCCGGTGGCCGGGCTCAAGCCCTACACCGCGCTGCAGCTGACCGGGCGCGACGTCTACGTCCGCGAGGGCTGCTACAACTGCCACTCGCAGATGATCCGGCCCTTCCGCGCCGAGACCGAACGCTACGGCCACTACTCGGTGGCCGGCGAGTTCGTCTACGACCGTCCCTTCCAGTGGGGCAGCAAGCGCACCGGTCCGGACCTCGCGCGGGTCGGCGGCCGGTACACGGACGAATGGCACCGCGTGCACCTGATGAACCCGCGCGACCTGGTCCCGGAGTCGAACATGCCCGGCTACCCGTGGCTGGCCGGCCGGCCGGCCGACGACGGCACGATCCAGGCCAGGATGCGCACGCTGGTCAAGCTCGGGCATCCGTACAGCGCCGAGCAGATCCAGAAGGCGCCGGAAGAGCTGAAGGACCGCACCGAGATGGACGCGCTGATCGCCTATCTGCAGGTGCTGGGCACCTCGCTGACCAAGCCGCAGTGA
- a CDS encoding MaoC family dehydratase: MTVPFKQRYFEDYQVGETAEFGDYPITEREIVEFASKYDPQPFHVDPEAGARTIYGGLISSGWMTGSVMMRMLVDHFISPLSSMGSPGIDEVRWHKPVRPGDRLHMRVTILEKRRSESKPDRGVIRVLQEAVNQDGDTVMSFRGMGMYKCRDAAAPG, translated from the coding sequence ATGACGGTACCGTTCAAGCAGCGCTATTTCGAGGACTACCAGGTCGGAGAGACCGCGGAATTCGGCGACTACCCGATCACCGAGCGGGAGATCGTCGAGTTCGCCAGCAAGTACGACCCCCAGCCCTTCCACGTGGACCCCGAGGCCGGCGCCAGGACGATCTACGGCGGGCTGATCTCCAGCGGATGGATGACCGGCAGCGTGATGATGCGGATGCTGGTCGACCACTTCATCTCGCCGCTGTCCAGCATGGGCTCGCCGGGCATCGACGAGGTGCGCTGGCACAAGCCGGTGCGCCCGGGCGACCGGCTCCACATGCGGGTCACGATCCTCGAGAAACGCCGCTCCGAGAGCAAGCCCGACCGCGGCGTGATCCGCGTGCTTCAGGAGGCGGTCAACCAGGACGGCGACACGGTGATGAGCTTCCGCGGCATGGGCATGTACAAGTGCCGCGACGCGGCCGCGCCGGGCTGA
- a CDS encoding RNA-binding S4 domain-containing protein yields MNEPVRIDKWLWAARFFRSRGLAQTAIENGRVLLAGQRVKLSRALRVGDELTLRIGDDERTIVVRGLDDRRGSAPVAQALYEETAESLARRQERREARRFLAEPAQAIAHGRPTKRDRRQLGRLRDGQGA; encoded by the coding sequence ATGAACGAACCGGTCCGTATCGATAAATGGCTGTGGGCGGCGCGCTTCTTCCGCAGCCGCGGGCTCGCCCAGACCGCGATCGAGAACGGCCGGGTGCTGCTCGCCGGACAGCGGGTCAAGCTGTCGCGGGCGCTGCGTGTCGGCGACGAGCTCACGCTGCGGATCGGCGACGACGAGCGCACGATCGTGGTCCGCGGCCTCGACGACCGGCGTGGCTCGGCGCCCGTCGCGCAGGCGCTCTACGAGGAAACCGCCGAGTCCCTCGCGCGGCGGCAGGAAAGGCGCGAGGCGCGCCGCTTCCTCGCCGAACCGGCGCAGGCGATCGCCCACGGCAGGCCCACCAAGCGCGATCGGCGTCAGCTCGGCCGGCTGCGCGACGGGCAGGGCGCCTGA
- a CDS encoding heavy metal translocating P-type ATPase produces MALSGPPTAEPDPAARNPAPPGQDSSRPLATARLACFHCGQPILDPGRWSSRVGGVERPMCCAGCQAVADAIVAAGLDDYYRTRTELPASGWQPPAGLSLAPGAGADAAGAQGEAGAGESLAIYDEPEVQARFVRREGERCEATLLVEGIRCGACVWLIEQQLRAQPGVEDVSVNMATERATVRYDDRAAPLSSLLAAAGRIGYRLRPFDPTRREQALRKTSRDLFRRLFIAGLGMMQVMMYAVPVYLAEPGDIEAQWDSLMRWASLALTLPVILYSAQPFFAGAWRDLKARSPGMDVPVAIALVAAFAASLHATVTGRGEVWYDSVTMFVFLLLGARYLEWMARRRAARTLDALSASVPDTAERLDPATGAAQRVPASRLVPGDRFRVAPGERIAVDAEMLDEATTIDQSLLTGESRPVPVGRGDPVPGGAINTGHPVVLKALRAAGDSTISTIERLAERAAAQRPHLVGVTDRIARVFVVALLLLASAIWLVWLQIDPSRAGEIAIAVLVVSCPCALSLATPAALAAASGAALRRGMLVASGDLLLRAAEVTDLVFDKTGTLTVGKPELIGLAPVAAAAARLGEDGAGPRLLAIAAALETGQPHPVAEAIRRAAAGLPLPEAAEARNAPGLGVQARIDGRAWRLGNRAFAGPAQRWEETAQSADTEVWLADEQGPVARLAFRDALREESPEVVGRLAARGLRLHLLSGDDPAAVAAVAHGLGIAEHRGGARPDDKLDYVRALQAGGRRVAMVGDGINDAPVLAAADVSVAVGEATSLARTAAGVVLLGRRLSDLCALLDLAQDTRRIVKQNLTWAMAYNALAIPAAAIGWVPPAVAAIGMSASSLLVAINALRLMPRQRGPNGGR; encoded by the coding sequence GTGGCGCTGAGCGGACCGCCGACGGCCGAGCCGGATCCGGCTGCGCGGAATCCCGCGCCGCCCGGACAGGACTCGTCGCGCCCGCTTGCCACGGCGCGGCTGGCCTGCTTCCACTGCGGCCAGCCGATCCTGGATCCCGGCCGCTGGTCCAGCCGGGTCGGCGGCGTCGAGCGTCCGATGTGCTGCGCCGGCTGCCAGGCGGTCGCCGATGCGATCGTCGCCGCCGGCCTCGACGACTACTACCGCACGCGCACCGAACTGCCCGCCTCGGGCTGGCAACCGCCTGCGGGTCTGTCGCTGGCGCCCGGGGCCGGCGCCGATGCAGCCGGCGCGCAGGGCGAAGCCGGGGCCGGCGAATCGCTGGCGATCTACGACGAACCCGAGGTGCAGGCGCGCTTCGTGAGGCGCGAGGGCGAGCGCTGCGAGGCCACGCTGCTGGTCGAGGGCATCCGCTGCGGCGCGTGCGTGTGGCTGATCGAACAGCAGCTCCGCGCCCAGCCGGGCGTCGAGGACGTCTCGGTCAACATGGCCACCGAGCGCGCCACCGTGCGTTACGACGACCGCGCCGCGCCGCTCTCCTCGCTGCTCGCGGCCGCCGGCCGGATCGGCTACCGGCTGCGTCCCTTCGACCCGACCCGCCGCGAGCAGGCGCTGCGCAAGACCAGCCGCGACTTGTTCAGGCGGCTGTTCATCGCCGGGCTCGGCATGATGCAGGTGATGATGTACGCGGTGCCGGTCTACCTGGCCGAGCCCGGCGACATCGAGGCGCAGTGGGACTCGCTGATGCGCTGGGCCAGCCTGGCGCTGACGCTGCCGGTGATCCTCTACTCGGCGCAGCCCTTCTTCGCCGGCGCCTGGCGCGACCTGAAGGCGCGCAGCCCCGGCATGGACGTGCCGGTCGCGATCGCGCTGGTCGCGGCCTTCGCGGCGAGCCTTCACGCCACGGTCACCGGCCGCGGCGAGGTCTGGTACGACTCGGTGACGATGTTCGTGTTCCTGCTGCTGGGCGCCCGCTACCTGGAGTGGATGGCGCGCCGGCGTGCGGCGCGCACTCTCGACGCGCTGTCCGCCTCGGTGCCCGACACCGCCGAGCGGCTCGATCCGGCGACCGGCGCGGCCCAGCGCGTGCCCGCCTCGCGGCTGGTTCCCGGGGATCGCTTTCGCGTGGCGCCCGGCGAGCGGATCGCGGTCGACGCGGAGATGCTCGACGAGGCCACCACGATCGACCAGTCGCTGCTGACCGGCGAGTCGCGGCCGGTCCCGGTCGGGCGAGGCGATCCGGTGCCCGGCGGCGCGATCAATACCGGCCACCCGGTGGTCCTGAAGGCGCTGCGCGCGGCCGGCGACAGCACGATCTCGACGATCGAACGGCTGGCCGAGCGCGCGGCGGCGCAGCGGCCGCACCTGGTCGGCGTGACCGACCGGATCGCCCGGGTCTTCGTGGTCGCGCTGCTGCTGCTGGCCTCGGCGATCTGGCTGGTCTGGCTGCAGATCGACCCGTCGCGGGCGGGCGAGATCGCGATCGCGGTGCTGGTCGTTTCCTGCCCTTGCGCGCTGTCGCTGGCCACGCCGGCCGCACTGGCCGCCGCCAGCGGCGCCGCCCTGCGACGCGGCATGCTGGTGGCGAGCGGCGACCTGCTGCTGCGCGCTGCCGAGGTCACCGACCTGGTCTTCGACAAGACCGGGACACTGACCGTCGGCAAGCCCGAGCTGATCGGCCTCGCGCCGGTGGCCGCGGCGGCCGCTCGCCTCGGCGAGGACGGGGCCGGCCCGCGACTGCTGGCGATCGCCGCCGCGCTGGAAACCGGCCAGCCGCACCCGGTAGCCGAGGCGATCCGCCGCGCGGCCGCCGGCCTGCCGCTGCCCGAGGCCGCCGAGGCGCGCAACGCCCCGGGGCTGGGCGTGCAGGCCCGGATCGACGGCCGCGCGTGGCGGCTCGGCAACCGGGCCTTCGCCGGGCCAGCGCAGCGTTGGGAAGAGACGGCCCAGTCCGCGGACACCGAGGTGTGGCTCGCCGACGAGCAGGGACCGGTCGCGCGCCTCGCCTTCCGCGACGCGCTGCGCGAGGAGTCGCCCGAGGTCGTCGGCCGGCTGGCGGCGCGCGGCCTGCGGCTTCATCTGCTGTCCGGGGACGACCCGGCCGCGGTGGCGGCGGTGGCGCACGGCCTGGGCATCGCCGAGCACCGCGGCGGCGCCCGCCCGGACGACAAGCTCGACTACGTGCGCGCCCTGCAGGCCGGCGGCCGCCGCGTCGCGATGGTCGGCGACGGCATCAACGACGCGCCGGTGCTGGCCGCGGCCGACGTGTCGGTAGCCGTCGGCGAGGCGACCTCGCTGGCGCGCACCGCTGCCGGCGTGGTGCTGCTGGGGCGCAGGCTGTCCGATTTGTGCGCACTTCTCGACCTGGCTCAAGACACGCGCCGGATCGTGAAGCAGAATCTGACGTGGGCGATGGCTTACAACGCGCTGGCGATTCCCGCCGCGGCGATCGGCTGGGTGCCTCCCGCGGTGGCCGCGATCGGGATGTCGGCGAGCTCGCTGCTGGTCGCGATCAATGCCCTGCGGCTGATGCCGCGGCAGCGCGGGCCCAACGGAGGCCGATGA
- the ccoP gene encoding cytochrome-c oxidase, cbb3-type subunit III — protein MADFTSSGWSLYIAIVTIVSIVFCLWLALILAKGRVKGEQVGTTGHKWDETLEEFNNPLPRWWLWLFIITCVFSIVYLILYPGLGSFAGTLGWSQKDQYEREVARVNQAVEPLFAKFMAQDVKTVAADPQAREMGERLYLTYCVQCHGSTAQGSRGFPNLTDRDWMWGGEPEAIKTTITQGRQGMMPPMAAAVGSSDDVTNLAHYVLSLSDSGHDAAKAALGKDKFAACAACHGPDGKGNPALGAPNLTDKTWLYGGGLATIVETINKGRSNQMPAFGELLGEGKIHLLTAYVWGLSNSPATASR, from the coding sequence ATGGCCGATTTCACCAGTTCCGGCTGGAGCCTCTACATCGCGATCGTCACGATCGTGTCGATCGTGTTCTGCCTGTGGCTTGCCCTGATCCTGGCGAAGGGCCGGGTCAAGGGCGAGCAGGTCGGCACCACCGGCCACAAGTGGGACGAGACCCTCGAGGAGTTCAACAACCCGCTGCCGCGCTGGTGGCTGTGGCTGTTCATCATCACCTGCGTGTTCTCGATCGTTTACCTGATCCTCTACCCCGGGCTGGGCAGCTTCGCCGGCACGCTGGGCTGGAGCCAGAAGGACCAGTACGAGCGCGAGGTCGCGCGGGTCAACCAGGCGGTCGAGCCGCTGTTCGCCAAGTTCATGGCGCAGGACGTCAAGACCGTGGCGGCCGACCCGCAGGCCCGCGAGATGGGCGAGCGCCTGTACCTGACCTACTGCGTGCAGTGCCACGGCTCCACCGCGCAGGGCAGCCGCGGCTTCCCGAACCTGACCGACCGCGACTGGATGTGGGGCGGCGAGCCCGAGGCGATCAAGACCACGATCACCCAGGGCCGCCAGGGCATGATGCCGCCGATGGCCGCTGCGGTCGGCTCGTCCGACGACGTGACCAACCTGGCGCACTACGTGCTGTCGCTGTCCGACAGCGGCCACGACGCCGCGAAGGCGGCCCTCGGCAAGGACAAGTTCGCGGCCTGCGCGGCCTGCCATGGCCCTGACGGCAAGGGCAATCCTGCCCTGGGCGCGCCGAACCTGACCGACAAGACCTGGCTCTACGGCGGCGGCCTCGCCACGATCGTCGAGACGATCAACAAGGGCCGCAGCAACCAGATGCCGGCCTTCGGCGAACTGCTGGGCGAAGGCAAGATCCACCTGCTGACCGCCTACGTCTGGGGCCTGTCCAACAGCCCGGCCACCGCGTCGCGCTGA
- the ccoS gene encoding cbb3-type cytochrome oxidase assembly protein CcoS — MEALYLLIPLSVVAVFGAAWVFLRMADSGQFEDMDGPAWSVLHDDDRPGGERTDRPGKAPEDAGAAMRERHNRNNTDDGDTVAIDATQDRRVTTQR, encoded by the coding sequence ATGGAAGCCCTTTACCTGTTGATCCCGCTCAGCGTCGTGGCGGTGTTCGGCGCGGCCTGGGTGTTCCTGCGGATGGCCGACAGCGGCCAGTTCGAGGACATGGACGGGCCGGCCTGGAGCGTGCTGCACGACGACGACCGGCCCGGCGGCGAGCGCACGGACCGCCCCGGCAAGGCTCCGGAAGACGCCGGCGCGGCGATGCGCGAGCGCCACAATCGGAACAATACTGACGACGGCGACACCGTGGCGATTGACGCAACGCAAGATCGCCGGGTAACCACACAAAGATAA
- a CDS encoding cbb3-type cytochrome oxidase subunit 3, with amino-acid sequence MDINVLRGIIAAVSLAIFVGIVLWAWSGRQRQRFDEASRLPFVERDEL; translated from the coding sequence ATGGACATCAACGTGCTGCGCGGGATCATCGCCGCGGTGAGCCTGGCGATCTTCGTCGGGATCGTGCTGTGGGCCTGGAGCGGGCGGCAACGCCAGCGCTTCGACGAGGCCTCGCGGCTGCCCTTCGTCGAACGCGACGAGCTCTGA
- a CDS encoding histidine phosphatase family protein, with protein MRRRLPASTARRSLAGGLVAFAACLGAQALLPPEARADQAAGEPVTLAEAARRLASGGWILMMRHAVTEPGVGDPPGFRIGDCSTQRNLSAEGRAQARRAGAAMRAAGIRIDEVRTSQWCRCRETAELAFGAAADWPALNSFFASRGEEPEQTREVLAWAAGLDPARNAMLVTHQVNISAVMGRFASQGEVVVGRWRNGRVEPAFRFVPDRAAPPN; from the coding sequence ATGCGGCGCAGGCTCCCGGCATCGACCGCGCGGCGAAGCCTGGCTGGCGGGCTGGTCGCGTTCGCCGCCTGCCTGGGCGCGCAGGCCCTGCTGCCTCCCGAGGCAAGGGCGGACCAGGCCGCTGGCGAGCCGGTCACGCTGGCCGAAGCGGCCCGGCGCCTGGCGTCGGGCGGCTGGATCCTGATGATGCGGCATGCGGTCACCGAGCCCGGCGTCGGGGACCCGCCCGGGTTTCGCATCGGCGACTGCTCGACCCAGCGCAACCTGTCGGCCGAAGGCCGCGCCCAGGCGAGACGCGCCGGCGCCGCGATGCGCGCCGCGGGCATCCGGATCGACGAGGTGCGCACCAGCCAGTGGTGCCGGTGCAGGGAGACCGCCGAACTGGCCTTCGGCGCCGCGGCCGACTGGCCGGCGCTGAATTCCTTCTTCGCCTCGCGCGGCGAGGAGCCCGAGCAGACCCGGGAGGTGCTCGCCTGGGCGGCCGGCCTCGACCCGGCGCGCAATGCGATGCTGGTCACGCACCAGGTCAACATCAGCGCCGTCATGGGGCGCTTCGCGTCGCAGGGGGAGGTCGTCGTCGGCCGCTGGCGAAACGGGCGGGTCGAGCCCGCCTTCCGCTTCGTGCCCGATCGCGCGGCGCCGCCGAACTGA